A stretch of the Channa argus isolate prfri chromosome 9, Channa argus male v1.0, whole genome shotgun sequence genome encodes the following:
- the arhgap15 gene encoding rho GTPase-activating protein 15 isoform X2, which yields MITGREMAGTRITNLQNVKQPPLLQPPQRTTAGQGAVQMRIKTSQTSGDRLSQSKSMVLQESDLPQKPVELKGENLNVAKISESGKKQRKNWTSMWTVLTSDQLLFYKDRQQETSLKPGGKIDMVQLCGALIEWTTEKSSRKNVFQVTTNTGSEYLLQTDNYSTANKWYDGVKKAIDSSTKADGGFPLRKSNSTDYLPRHSSLPGYGSASPSAKQRNPVNRRSINMFGSSKLKHSASDSADKNGVKNRLKKFIIRRPSMKTLQEKGLIKDRVFGCHLLTLCQREGTTVPKFVRVCVEAVDKRGLEVDGIYRVSGNLATIQKLRFLVDQEEDLDLDNNQWEDIHVVTGALKMFFRELPEPLFPFRFFQPFVEAVKIKESKQKMQAVKKLIQQLPKPNQDTMKLLFSHLHRLLKFSRQNLMSTQSIGIVFGPTLMWPELDAGNMAVNMVYQNQIVEFILIETQEIFDLNRN from the exons ATGATCACTGGCAGAGAGATGGCGGGTACGAG AATCACAAACCTACAGAATGTAAAGCAGCCCCCACTGCTACAGCCTCCACAGCGGACCACAGCAGGGCAGGGAGCGGTGCAAATGCGCATCAAGACCTCACAGACCTCTGGAGACCGACTGAGCCAGTCCAAGTCCATGGTGCTGCAGGAGTCTGACCTTCCTCAGAAACCT gtgGAACTCAAAGGTGAAAATCTTAATGTGGCCAAAATCTCAGAGAGTGGGAAGAAGCAGAGGAAGAACTGGACTTCAATGTGGACTGTGCTGACTTCAGaccagctgctgttttacaaagacagacaacaagAAACTAGTCTG AAACCAGGAGGCAAGATAGACATGGTCCAGCTGTGTGGAGCACTGATTGAGTGGACAACAGAGAAGTCCAGCAGGAAAAATGTCTTCCAG GTGAccacaaacacaggaagtgaGTACCTCCTCCAGACTGACAATTACTCCACTGCCAACAAATGGTATGATGGTGTGAAAAAGGCCATCGACTCTTCA ACTAAAGCAGATGGGGGTTTCCCTTTGCGAAAGTCGAACAGTACAGACTACCTCCCCAGACACAGTTCCCTACCTGGGTATGGCTCAGCTTCCCCCAGTGCCAAACAACGCAATCCAGTCAACAGACGGTCCATCA ACATGTTTGGCAGCTCCAAGCTCAAGCACAGCGCATCGGACAGTGCAGACAAGAATGGAGTGAAAAACAGACTGAAGAAGTTCATCATCAGACGTCCATCCATGAAGACCCTGCAGGAGAAAGGCCTCATCAAAG ATCGAGTGTTCGGGTGCCATCTCTTGACTCTCTGCCAGCGAGAAGGAACCACAGTGCCCAAATTTGTTCGGGTCTGTGTAGAGGCAGTTGACAAGCGAG GACTTGAGGTTGACGGGATCTACAGAGTCAGTGGGAATCTGGCCACCATCCAGAAACTTCGCTTCCTTGTCGATCAAG AGGAGGACCTGGACTTAGACAACAACCAGTGGGAGGACATCCATGTTGTCACTGGAGCCCTGAAGATGTTTTTCCGTGAGCTGCCAGAACCATTATTCCCCTTCAGGTTCTTCCAACCATTTGTGGAGGCTGTCA AAATCAAAGAATCCAAACAAAAAATGCAGGCTGTGAAAAAACTGATCCAGCAGCTGCCAAAACCAAACCAGGACACAATGAAGTTGCTGTTTAGCCACCTACACAG aCTCCTGAAGTTTTCCAGACAGAACCTAATGTCCACTCAGAGCATTGGTATTGTGTTTGGCCCCACACTGATGTGGCCTGAGCTGGATGCAGGAAACATGGCAGTAAACATGGTCTACCAGAACCAGATTGTGGAGTTCATCCTCATTGAAACACAAGAGATCTTTGACCTGAACAGGAACTGA
- the arhgap15 gene encoding rho GTPase-activating protein 15 isoform X1, which yields MITGREMAGTRITNLQNVKQPPLLQPPQRTTAGQGAVQMRIKTSQTSGDRLSQSKSMVLQESDLPQKPISRHRRNQSQHNVAVLEPFVELKGENLNVAKISESGKKQRKNWTSMWTVLTSDQLLFYKDRQQETSLKPGGKIDMVQLCGALIEWTTEKSSRKNVFQVTTNTGSEYLLQTDNYSTANKWYDGVKKAIDSSTKADGGFPLRKSNSTDYLPRHSSLPGYGSASPSAKQRNPVNRRSINMFGSSKLKHSASDSADKNGVKNRLKKFIIRRPSMKTLQEKGLIKDRVFGCHLLTLCQREGTTVPKFVRVCVEAVDKRGLEVDGIYRVSGNLATIQKLRFLVDQEEDLDLDNNQWEDIHVVTGALKMFFRELPEPLFPFRFFQPFVEAVKIKESKQKMQAVKKLIQQLPKPNQDTMKLLFSHLHRLLKFSRQNLMSTQSIGIVFGPTLMWPELDAGNMAVNMVYQNQIVEFILIETQEIFDLNRN from the exons ATGATCACTGGCAGAGAGATGGCGGGTACGAG AATCACAAACCTACAGAATGTAAAGCAGCCCCCACTGCTACAGCCTCCACAGCGGACCACAGCAGGGCAGGGAGCGGTGCAAATGCGCATCAAGACCTCACAGACCTCTGGAGACCGACTGAGCCAGTCCAAGTCCATGGTGCTGCAGGAGTCTGACCTTCCTCAGAAACCT ATCTCTCGGCATCGCAGGAACCAGTCTCAGCACAACGTTGCTGTGTTGGAACCATTT gtgGAACTCAAAGGTGAAAATCTTAATGTGGCCAAAATCTCAGAGAGTGGGAAGAAGCAGAGGAAGAACTGGACTTCAATGTGGACTGTGCTGACTTCAGaccagctgctgttttacaaagacagacaacaagAAACTAGTCTG AAACCAGGAGGCAAGATAGACATGGTCCAGCTGTGTGGAGCACTGATTGAGTGGACAACAGAGAAGTCCAGCAGGAAAAATGTCTTCCAG GTGAccacaaacacaggaagtgaGTACCTCCTCCAGACTGACAATTACTCCACTGCCAACAAATGGTATGATGGTGTGAAAAAGGCCATCGACTCTTCA ACTAAAGCAGATGGGGGTTTCCCTTTGCGAAAGTCGAACAGTACAGACTACCTCCCCAGACACAGTTCCCTACCTGGGTATGGCTCAGCTTCCCCCAGTGCCAAACAACGCAATCCAGTCAACAGACGGTCCATCA ACATGTTTGGCAGCTCCAAGCTCAAGCACAGCGCATCGGACAGTGCAGACAAGAATGGAGTGAAAAACAGACTGAAGAAGTTCATCATCAGACGTCCATCCATGAAGACCCTGCAGGAGAAAGGCCTCATCAAAG ATCGAGTGTTCGGGTGCCATCTCTTGACTCTCTGCCAGCGAGAAGGAACCACAGTGCCCAAATTTGTTCGGGTCTGTGTAGAGGCAGTTGACAAGCGAG GACTTGAGGTTGACGGGATCTACAGAGTCAGTGGGAATCTGGCCACCATCCAGAAACTTCGCTTCCTTGTCGATCAAG AGGAGGACCTGGACTTAGACAACAACCAGTGGGAGGACATCCATGTTGTCACTGGAGCCCTGAAGATGTTTTTCCGTGAGCTGCCAGAACCATTATTCCCCTTCAGGTTCTTCCAACCATTTGTGGAGGCTGTCA AAATCAAAGAATCCAAACAAAAAATGCAGGCTGTGAAAAAACTGATCCAGCAGCTGCCAAAACCAAACCAGGACACAATGAAGTTGCTGTTTAGCCACCTACACAG aCTCCTGAAGTTTTCCAGACAGAACCTAATGTCCACTCAGAGCATTGGTATTGTGTTTGGCCCCACACTGATGTGGCCTGAGCTGGATGCAGGAAACATGGCAGTAAACATGGTCTACCAGAACCAGATTGTGGAGTTCATCCTCATTGAAACACAAGAGATCTTTGACCTGAACAGGAACTGA